A section of the Devosia rhizoryzae genome encodes:
- a CDS encoding Crp/Fnr family transcriptional regulator, giving the protein MDDAAGVLARADFFDICDDEERRMLGFAGDRQRFAAGEVIYKAGDTPMGAYVLVHGTVEARHEGDEASAPYTLSEPGSVISPTAMIISKPRPVTFSALTDCELLFVPRSAFLKLARQDPDLAQRAADRIQQDLGRYMHALEPLRQRMKGV; this is encoded by the coding sequence ATGGACGACGCGGCCGGGGTGCTGGCCCGGGCCGACTTCTTCGATATCTGCGATGACGAAGAACGGCGCATGCTGGGCTTTGCCGGAGATCGCCAGCGCTTTGCTGCAGGCGAAGTCATCTACAAGGCCGGCGACACGCCGATGGGCGCCTATGTGCTTGTTCATGGCACTGTCGAAGCGCGTCACGAGGGTGACGAAGCAAGTGCGCCCTATACGCTGAGCGAACCGGGCAGCGTCATCTCGCCGACGGCCATGATCATCAGCAAGCCGCGGCCGGTAACCTTTTCGGCGCTGACCGATTGCGAACTGCTGTTCGTGCCGCGCTCGGCATTTTTGAAATTGGCGCGCCAGGATCCGGACTTGGCGCAACGCGCTGCCGATCGCATTCAGCAGGATCTGGGCCGCTATATGCACGCGCTTGAGCCGCTGCGGCAGCGCATGAAGGGAGTTTAA
- a CDS encoding ParB/RepB/Spo0J family partition protein — MNDKPTRLGRGLAALIGDMAAMEGARVTESSSGKRLPVDFIIANRSNPRRTFDPDQLEELTNSIREKGVMSPLLVRPTDDPHVFELIAGERRWRAAQKAGLHDVPVIIREVDDKEALELAIIENVQRADLNPLEEAMGYGQLMEQFEYTQQDLAQVIGKSRSHVANTLRLLKLPEDVRGMVAGGTLTAGHARTLITADDPAALARQIVDRGLSVREAEALSQQREVAPKRKPESEPAPRSADTLALERKLADALGLTVALNHTERGGRVEIRYKTLEQLDTICERLTGRPN, encoded by the coding sequence ATGAACGATAAACCAACACGTCTCGGCCGCGGCCTTGCTGCACTCATTGGCGACATGGCAGCTATGGAAGGGGCTCGGGTTACCGAATCCTCAAGTGGCAAGCGCCTGCCGGTCGATTTCATCATCGCCAACCGCTCTAATCCCCGTCGCACCTTCGATCCGGATCAGCTCGAAGAACTAACCAATTCGATCCGCGAAAAGGGCGTGATGTCGCCGCTTCTCGTACGACCAACCGACGATCCGCATGTCTTCGAGCTCATCGCAGGCGAACGTCGCTGGCGTGCGGCGCAGAAGGCTGGCCTCCATGATGTTCCGGTGATCATCCGTGAGGTCGACGACAAGGAAGCTCTTGAGCTCGCGATTATCGAGAACGTTCAACGCGCCGACCTTAACCCGCTTGAAGAAGCCATGGGCTATGGTCAGCTGATGGAGCAGTTCGAGTATACGCAGCAGGATTTGGCGCAAGTGATCGGCAAGAGCCGCTCGCATGTGGCAAACACTTTGCGGCTTTTGAAACTGCCCGAAGATGTTCGTGGCATGGTCGCAGGTGGCACGCTTACCGCTGGTCATGCGCGCACATTGATCACGGCAGACGATCCCGCGGCGCTTGCTCGTCAGATCGTCGATCGTGGTCTTTCTGTCCGTGAAGCCGAGGCCCTCAGCCAGCAGCGTGAAGTTGCTCCCAAACGCAAGCCGGAAAGTGAACCTGCACCGCGCAGTGCCGATACGCTGGCGCTCGAGCGCAAGCTTGCAGATGCGCTGGGCCTGACCGTCGCCCTCAACCACACTGAGCGGGGCGGGCGGGTCGAAATTCGCTACAAGACGCTCGAGCAGCTGGACACGATCTGCGAACGTCTGACCGGCCGGCCCAATTAG
- a CDS encoding ParA family protein, whose amino-acid sequence MAPRILTLANQKGGVGKTTTAINLATALAAIGERVLIVDLDPQGNASTGLGISRTDRDVSAYDVLVGEATVVEAAIMTSVPNVAIVPSTMDLLGVELTIAGQADRAFKLRNAFKQIDELLINERPISYILIDCPPSLNLLTINSLVAADAVLVPLQCEFFALEGLSQLLQTIEQIRSTLNPRLSIQGVVMTMFDKRNNLSEQVLADVRSEMGDLVYDTVIPRNVRLSEAPSYGKPALLYDLKCAGSQAYLRLATEVIRRERRLNAA is encoded by the coding sequence TTGGCACCCCGAATCCTTACTCTGGCCAATCAAAAAGGTGGCGTCGGTAAAACCACGACCGCCATCAACCTCGCAACCGCCTTGGCTGCGATCGGCGAACGGGTACTCATTGTCGACCTCGACCCGCAGGGCAATGCCTCCACCGGTCTCGGCATTTCCCGCACCGACCGCGATGTTTCCGCCTATGACGTTCTCGTAGGCGAAGCGACTGTCGTTGAAGCGGCAATAATGACCAGTGTGCCCAACGTGGCGATCGTTCCTTCGACCATGGACCTTTTGGGTGTGGAGCTGACCATTGCCGGGCAGGCCGATCGAGCTTTCAAGTTGCGCAATGCCTTTAAGCAGATCGATGAACTGCTGATCAACGAACGGCCGATCAGCTACATCCTGATCGATTGCCCGCCATCCTTGAACCTTCTCACCATTAATTCGCTTGTTGCTGCGGACGCCGTCCTGGTGCCGCTCCAATGCGAGTTCTTTGCGCTTGAGGGGCTGAGCCAGCTGCTGCAAACCATTGAGCAGATCCGCTCGACGCTTAACCCGCGCCTTTCTATTCAGGGCGTAGTGATGACTATGTTCGACAAGCGCAACAACCTCTCCGAGCAGGTGCTGGCTGACGTGCGCAGCGAAATGGGCGACCTCGTCTATGACACGGTCATCCCGCGAAATGTGCGCTTGAGCGAGGCGCCATCCTACGGCAAGCCCGCGCTTCTCTATGATCTCAAATGTGCCGGCAGCCAGGCCTATTTGCGCCTGGCGACCGAAGTTATCCGCCGCGAACGGCGGCTCAATGCAGCCTAG
- the rsmG gene encoding 16S rRNA (guanine(527)-N(7))-methyltransferase RsmG, which produces MASAIASYAPCLSRSIDEVEHDLESYAQLLRKWQQVQNLVSRETLSDVWTRHFGDSLQVLRHLLPDDVNFMDLGSGGGLPAIPMAVASKGTNRRFVLVEPTARKVSFLRTVSRELALTTTVIGSRSDDIDSRETPVPDVITSRALAALPQLAAWMKPFFGPQTRALLHKGREHVEELKETRASWEFDVLIHPSDTDPSGVILEISNLRSKSAR; this is translated from the coding sequence ATGGCTTCGGCAATTGCCTCCTACGCACCTTGTCTGTCCAGATCGATCGATGAGGTGGAGCATGATCTGGAATCCTATGCTCAACTGCTTCGCAAATGGCAGCAGGTGCAGAATCTTGTTTCACGTGAAACATTGAGCGATGTCTGGACCAGGCACTTCGGGGACAGCCTTCAAGTCTTGCGACATCTTCTGCCAGACGACGTGAACTTCATGGACTTGGGCAGTGGCGGCGGCTTGCCCGCAATTCCCATGGCTGTTGCGAGCAAGGGAACGAACCGGCGGTTTGTTCTCGTTGAACCGACCGCACGCAAGGTTAGCTTCTTGCGCACGGTGTCGCGTGAGCTTGCTCTCACAACCACGGTTATCGGTTCACGCAGTGACGACATTGATTCACGTGAAACACCTGTTCCAGATGTCATCACTTCCCGTGCACTGGCTGCCTTGCCGCAGTTGGCAGCATGGATGAAGCCCTTTTTTGGTCCGCAAACCCGAGCTTTGCTGCATAAAGGCCGGGAACATGTTGAAGAGCTCAAGGAAACACGTGCGTCCTGGGAATTTGACGTGTTAATACATCCCAGTGATACCGATCCGAGTGGTGTCATTCTCGAGATTTCGAATCTCCGTTCGAAATCAGCGCGTTAG
- a CDS encoding YggS family pyridoxal phosphate-dependent enzyme: MSAGATDAASRLAEIRQRIRAAHRRFGPPPETVNLVAVSKTFSADEIAPFLESGQRVFGENRVQEAKDKWPGLRERFPDTRLHLIGPLQTNKAREAVALFDVIQTVDREKLAATLAQEMTRAGRQLQCYVQVNIGAEPQKAGIAVEDAVAFTQRCRDVHGLNIVGLMCIPPDGQPAGPYFALLNSLAKEAGAANLSMGMSGDFETAIAMGATHVRVGSALFGQRPTLT; encoded by the coding sequence ATGTCCGCTGGCGCTACCGATGCCGCATCAAGACTTGCCGAGATCCGGCAGCGCATTAGGGCGGCGCATCGCCGGTTTGGTCCGCCGCCCGAAACGGTTAACCTCGTGGCCGTGTCCAAGACCTTCTCGGCAGATGAGATCGCTCCATTCCTCGAATCCGGTCAGCGGGTTTTTGGCGAAAATCGGGTTCAGGAAGCCAAGGACAAGTGGCCGGGCTTGCGCGAGCGCTTTCCGGACACGCGCCTTCATCTGATCGGGCCGCTGCAGACCAACAAGGCGCGCGAAGCAGTAGCCTTGTTCGATGTCATCCAGACCGTCGATCGCGAGAAGCTGGCGGCCACGCTGGCGCAGGAGATGACCCGCGCCGGCCGGCAGCTGCAATGCTACGTGCAGGTCAATATCGGCGCCGAGCCGCAAAAGGCCGGTATTGCCGTAGAAGATGCCGTCGCGTTCACCCAGCGCTGCCGCGACGTGCATGGTCTTAACATCGTCGGCCTCATGTGCATCCCACCGGACGGTCAGCCGGCGGGCCCTTATTTTGCTCTTCTCAACAGTCTCGCCAAAGAGGCCGGCGCTGCGAATCTCTCGATGGGAATGAGCGGCGATTTCGAGACGGCGATCGCCATGGGCGCCACGCATGTGCGCGTCGGATCAGCACTTTTTGGCCAGCGACCGACACTGACCTAA
- the holA gene encoding DNA polymerase III subunit delta → MTALKAHEVARFLVRPDLSEGIFLAYGPDGGLVRETAQRLIRHLSGDDPGSANVTIFDGPELNADPSQLLLEARSVSLFGGKRIIRVRNATKALVMPLTELRDDPGGTAIVLEADNLPPRDALRALVEAAKLGRALPCYPDTDETLMALMRETFNHAGIRTDQDVVPTLREILGNDREVTRRELEKLTLYAAASKSLTREDVLLLCADNGALAIDAILDATGGGHTEKLELALNRALAANVNPQQLLSMLTTHFANLRRWRTDVDGGKTPRSVLEAVKPKPHFSRIGAMEQQLRLWNETALGTASERLLQAVSDTRRRPAFADAILRRTTLSLCMMAATF, encoded by the coding sequence ATGACGGCGCTGAAGGCCCATGAAGTGGCGCGCTTTCTGGTGCGCCCCGACCTCAGCGAGGGCATTTTCCTCGCTTATGGGCCGGACGGCGGGCTGGTACGAGAAACGGCGCAACGGCTCATCCGCCATTTGAGCGGCGACGATCCGGGCTCCGCCAATGTCACGATCTTTGATGGGCCGGAGCTCAATGCCGATCCCTCGCAGCTCCTGCTTGAGGCGCGTTCGGTGTCGCTGTTTGGCGGCAAGCGCATCATCCGCGTGCGCAACGCCACCAAAGCGCTGGTTATGCCGCTGACCGAGTTGCGCGACGATCCGGGTGGCACGGCGATCGTGCTCGAAGCCGACAACTTGCCGCCCCGCGACGCTCTGCGCGCGCTGGTGGAGGCGGCAAAGCTCGGCCGCGCCCTGCCCTGCTATCCCGACACCGACGAAACGCTGATGGCGCTGATGCGCGAAACGTTCAATCACGCTGGTATTCGCACCGACCAGGATGTCGTGCCGACCCTACGCGAGATCCTGGGCAATGATCGCGAGGTGACGCGGCGCGAGTTGGAGAAGCTGACGCTCTATGCTGCGGCATCCAAGAGCCTGACGCGCGAAGACGTGCTGCTCCTATGCGCTGACAACGGAGCACTGGCGATCGACGCCATTTTGGATGCGACAGGTGGCGGGCACACCGAAAAGCTGGAACTGGCGCTGAACCGGGCACTGGCCGCCAACGTCAACCCGCAGCAATTGCTATCCATGCTCACCACGCATTTCGCCAACCTGCGCCGCTGGCGCACGGACGTGGACGGGGGTAAGACGCCGCGCTCGGTGCTCGAAGCGGTAAAGCCCAAGCCGCATTTTTCGCGGATCGGCGCGATGGAACAGCAGTTGCGTCTCTGGAACGAAACGGCACTTGGAACAGCATCCGAGCGCTTATTGCAAGCTGTGTCCGACACGCGGCGCCGACCGGCCTTCGCCGACGCTATCCTGCGCAGAACGACCCTGTCCCTCTGCATGATGGCCGCAACATTCTAG
- a CDS encoding response regulator transcription factor — protein MNKRRILVVDDDTELRQTLVEQLEGEPDFDILQAGNANDALKAVRENNIELTILDVGLPDMDGRDAVKLMRQEGYMSPVLMLTGHDSDDDQIKGLESGANDYLTKPFRYPVLLARINSALRQRDQSEDAVFTIGQYNFQPAAKVLETNDGIKVRLTDKETSILKYLYRQGPKTITRDVLLKEVWGYNNRVTTHTLETHIYRLRQKIERDPSNARLLVTEDGGYRLVP, from the coding sequence ATGAACAAGCGACGCATTCTAGTCGTGGACGACGACACGGAGTTGCGCCAAACGCTGGTCGAGCAGCTTGAAGGCGAACCCGACTTCGACATCCTCCAGGCAGGCAATGCCAATGACGCGCTCAAGGCCGTGCGCGAAAACAATATCGAGCTGACCATACTCGATGTCGGCCTTCCCGACATGGATGGCCGCGATGCCGTTAAACTCATGCGCCAGGAAGGCTATATGAGCCCGGTGCTGATGCTGACCGGCCACGACAGCGACGACGACCAGATCAAAGGTCTGGAGTCGGGTGCCAACGACTACTTGACCAAGCCCTTCCGCTATCCGGTGCTTCTGGCCCGCATCAATTCGGCCCTCCGTCAGCGCGACCAGAGCGAGGATGCGGTTTTCACCATCGGCCAATACAACTTCCAGCCGGCTGCCAAGGTGCTGGAGACCAATGACGGCATCAAGGTTCGATTGACCGACAAGGAAACCTCGATCCTCAAGTATCTCTATCGCCAGGGTCCCAAGACCATCACGCGGGATGTGCTGCTCAAGGAAGTCTGGGGCTACAACAATCGGGTGACCACCCATACGCTCGAAACCCACATCTACCGCCTGCGGCAGAAGATCGAGCGCGATCCCTCCAATGCGCGCCTGCTGGTGACCGAAGACGGTGGCTATCGCTTGGTGCCGTGA
- the leuS gene encoding leucine--tRNA ligase — protein sequence MSGERYNPRESEPKWQKIWDERQSFVTANDDPREPYYVLEMFPYPSGRIHMGHVRNYAMGDVVARYHRAKGKNVLHPMGWDAFGLPAENAAIERKTHPGTWTYSNIEAMKKQLKSMGLSIDWTREIATCSPDYYRHQQAMFIDMLEAGLVTRKSSKVNWDPVDMTVLANEQVIDGKGWRSGAPVEQRELTQWFFKISNFAEDLLEALDGLTEWPEKVRTMQRNWIGRSEGLRLLFELVPSENTETASIEVFTTRPDTIFGASFVGLSPDHPLTTELAEANSALAAFVAECHSHGTATETLEKAEKQGFNTGLRVKHPVIEGETLPVYVANFILMDYGTGAIFGCPAHDQRDLDLARKYGLSVKPVVLPAGEDPASFVVGTEAYTDAGTIFNSGFLDGLSIDEAKRQIADYFAVRAVDNRSQGKVEVNYRLRDWGISRQRYWGCPIPVIHCEVCGTIPVPKKDLPVVLPEDVSFDKPGNALDHHPTWKHVNCPQCGAPARRETDTMDTFVDSSWYFARFTAPQAETPTIPGVANRWLPVDQYIGGVEHAILHLLYSRFFTRAMKATGHVGMDEPFKGLFTQGMVTHETYKGEDGAWVPPTDVVLESTGDARTARHISTGAPIQIGSVEKMSKSKKNVVDPDEIVGSYGADTARWFMLSDSPPERDVQWTEAGVEGASRFQQRVWRLVHDVVALGEGSGDSADALAVRRATHRAADGVARDIEGLRFNRAVAQIYELTNALAKARDAGAADISSAMREGVRTLIQLISPMMPHLAETCWQVLGETGLVADAPWPEVDPALLVDDEVTMPIQINGKRRAEIAVAKGMVPAEVEGRVMALDAVQKALEGRTPKKIVVVPDRIVNIVV from the coding sequence GTGAGCGGCGAACGCTACAATCCGCGCGAAAGCGAACCGAAATGGCAGAAGATCTGGGATGAACGCCAGAGCTTCGTCACCGCCAATGACGATCCGCGCGAGCCCTATTACGTCCTCGAAATGTTCCCCTACCCGTCCGGCCGCATCCATATGGGCCATGTGCGCAACTATGCCATGGGCGACGTCGTGGCGCGCTACCATCGCGCTAAGGGCAAGAACGTGCTGCACCCCATGGGCTGGGACGCTTTCGGCCTGCCAGCCGAGAATGCCGCCATCGAGCGCAAGACCCATCCGGGCACCTGGACCTATTCCAACATCGAGGCGATGAAAAAGCAGCTCAAGTCGATGGGTCTTTCCATCGACTGGACGCGCGAAATCGCCACCTGCTCGCCGGACTATTATCGGCATCAGCAGGCCATGTTCATCGACATGCTCGAAGCCGGTCTCGTCACCCGCAAGTCGTCCAAGGTCAATTGGGACCCGGTCGACATGACCGTGCTGGCCAATGAGCAGGTGATCGACGGCAAGGGCTGGCGCTCCGGCGCGCCGGTCGAGCAGCGCGAACTGACGCAGTGGTTCTTCAAGATTTCCAATTTTGCCGAGGATTTGTTGGAGGCGCTGGATGGCCTGACCGAGTGGCCAGAGAAGGTGCGCACCATGCAGCGCAACTGGATTGGCCGATCCGAGGGCCTGCGCCTGCTGTTCGAACTGGTGCCGAGCGAAAATACTGAGACCGCCAGCATCGAGGTTTTTACCACCCGCCCGGACACTATTTTCGGCGCCAGCTTCGTCGGTCTCTCGCCCGACCACCCATTGACCACCGAGCTGGCGGAAGCCAACTCGGCTCTGGCGGCTTTTGTTGCCGAGTGCCACAGCCATGGCACCGCGACCGAAACGCTGGAAAAGGCGGAAAAGCAGGGCTTTAACACTGGTCTTCGCGTGAAGCACCCGGTCATTGAAGGCGAGACGCTGCCCGTCTATGTCGCCAACTTCATCCTCATGGATTATGGCACCGGCGCTATCTTTGGCTGCCCGGCGCATGACCAGCGCGATCTCGACCTTGCGCGCAAATATGGCCTCTCGGTAAAGCCGGTCGTGCTGCCCGCCGGGGAGGATCCGGCAAGCTTCGTGGTTGGAACCGAGGCCTATACGGACGCCGGCACGATCTTCAATTCCGGTTTCCTCGACGGGCTCAGCATCGACGAGGCCAAGCGCCAGATCGCCGATTATTTCGCTGTCCGGGCTGTCGATAACCGGTCGCAGGGCAAGGTTGAGGTCAACTATCGCCTGCGCGACTGGGGCATTTCCCGCCAGCGCTATTGGGGCTGCCCGATCCCCGTGATCCATTGCGAAGTCTGCGGCACCATCCCCGTGCCCAAAAAAGACCTGCCGGTCGTGCTGCCGGAGGATGTAAGCTTCGACAAGCCCGGCAACGCACTCGACCATCACCCGACCTGGAAGCATGTCAATTGCCCGCAATGCGGCGCACCGGCGCGGCGTGAAACCGACACCATGGACACCTTTGTCGATAGTTCCTGGTATTTCGCCCGCTTCACCGCACCGCAGGCGGAAACGCCGACCATTCCGGGTGTCGCCAATCGCTGGCTGCCGGTCGACCAATATATCGGTGGCGTCGAGCACGCGATCCTTCACCTGCTCTATTCGCGCTTCTTCACCCGCGCCATGAAGGCCACAGGCCACGTCGGCATGGATGAGCCCTTCAAGGGCCTCTTCACGCAAGGCATGGTGACGCACGAAACCTATAAGGGCGAAGACGGCGCCTGGGTGCCGCCCACCGACGTCGTGCTGGAAAGTACCGGCGACGCACGCACTGCCCGTCATATCTCGACCGGCGCACCGATCCAAATCGGCTCGGTCGAAAAGATGAGCAAGTCCAAGAAGAACGTCGTCGATCCCGATGAGATCGTCGGCAGCTACGGCGCCGATACAGCGCGCTGGTTCATGCTCTCGGACTCTCCGCCGGAGCGTGACGTGCAATGGACCGAGGCCGGCGTCGAAGGCGCCAGCCGATTCCAGCAGCGCGTCTGGCGTCTCGTGCATGATGTGGTGGCCTTGGGTGAGGGCAGCGGTGACTCCGCGGATGCCTTGGCGGTCCGCCGGGCGACGCACCGCGCCGCGGATGGCGTCGCGCGCGACATCGAAGGCCTGCGCTTTAATCGTGCCGTGGCGCAGATCTACGAACTCACCAATGCCCTGGCCAAGGCTCGAGATGCCGGCGCAGCCGACATCAGCAGTGCAATGCGCGAAGGTGTCCGCACCCTGATCCAGCTCATCAGTCCGATGATGCCGCATCTGGCGGAAACCTGCTGGCAGGTGCTGGGTGAAACCGGCCTGGTCGCGGACGCGCCATGGCCCGAAGTCGATCCGGCGCTCCTGGTCGACGATGAGGTCACCATGCCCATCCAGATCAACGGCAAACGCCGCGCCGAGATCGCCGTCGCTAAGGGCATGGTCCCGGCCGAGGTCGAAGGCCGCGTCATGGCTCTTGACGCCGTGCAGAAGGCGCTGGAAGGCCGGACGCCCAAGAAGATCGTGGTCGTGCCCGACCGGATCGTCAACATCGTCGTATGA